One Microbacterium trichothecenolyticum DNA window includes the following coding sequences:
- a CDS encoding acetate/propionate family kinase: protein MSVVLVVNSGSSSFKYQLLDMQHERVLASGLVERIGETTGIAEHTVEAAALAGFGDAPAVTDATFTIEREIPDHTAGFAVMLEAFAAHGPSLEDQAPVAVGHRVVHGGARFFEPTVITPLVEINIDELSVLAPLHNPANLAGIVAAKKAFPDVPHVAVFDTAFHQSLAPEAYTYAIDRELAEAHRIRRYGFHGTSHKFVSEAAAAFVGRPLTELKQIVFHLGNGASVTAIEGGRSVDTSMGLTPLEGLVMGTRSGDLDPAVLFQLARRADMSIADLDTLLNKRSGLKGLAGVSDMRDIGERRDAGDPAAQLAFDVYIHRLRAYAGAYLAQLDGVDVISFTAGVGENSIRVREEAMATLGFAGVEIDPERNATRGRGARRISTDSSRVEVLVVPTNEELEIARQTLSVTS from the coding sequence GTGAGCGTGGTGCTCGTCGTCAACAGCGGTTCGTCGTCGTTCAAGTACCAGCTGCTCGACATGCAGCACGAGCGGGTGCTCGCGTCGGGTCTGGTCGAGCGCATCGGCGAGACCACGGGCATCGCCGAGCACACCGTCGAGGCCGCAGCGCTCGCCGGGTTCGGCGATGCGCCCGCGGTGACGGATGCCACGTTCACGATCGAACGTGAGATCCCCGACCACACCGCCGGGTTCGCCGTCATGCTCGAAGCCTTCGCCGCGCACGGTCCCTCGCTCGAAGACCAGGCCCCCGTCGCCGTCGGCCATCGCGTCGTGCACGGCGGTGCGCGCTTCTTCGAGCCGACCGTCATCACCCCGCTGGTCGAGATCAACATCGACGAGCTGTCGGTGCTGGCGCCCTTGCACAACCCCGCGAACCTCGCCGGTATCGTCGCAGCCAAGAAGGCTTTCCCCGATGTTCCCCACGTCGCCGTCTTCGACACCGCCTTCCACCAGTCGCTCGCCCCCGAGGCTTACACGTACGCGATCGACCGAGAGCTGGCCGAGGCGCACCGCATCCGCCGCTACGGCTTTCACGGCACGAGCCACAAGTTCGTCAGCGAGGCCGCCGCCGCCTTCGTGGGCCGACCCCTGACCGAGCTCAAGCAGATCGTGTTCCACCTCGGAAACGGGGCGTCGGTCACGGCGATCGAGGGCGGACGTTCCGTCGACACCTCGATGGGGCTCACCCCGCTCGAGGGGTTGGTCATGGGCACGCGCTCGGGCGACCTCGACCCGGCCGTGCTGTTCCAGCTCGCCCGCCGCGCCGACATGTCGATCGCCGACCTCGACACCCTGCTCAACAAGCGCTCGGGTCTCAAGGGCCTCGCGGGTGTCAGCGACATGCGCGACATCGGCGAGCGACGCGACGCCGGCGACCCGGCGGCCCAGCTCGCCTTCGACGTCTACATCCACCGCCTCCGCGCCTACGCGGGTGCCTACCTCGCCCAGCTCGACGGTGTCGATGTCATCTCGTTCACCGCGGGCGTCGGTGAGAACTCGATCCGCGTGCGCGAAGAGGCTATGGCCACGCTCGGCTTCGCGGGCGTCGAGATCGACCCCGAGCGCAACGCGACGAGAGGCCGCGGGGCCCGCCGGATCTCGACCGATTCCTCGCGGGTCGAGGTGCTCGTCGTACCGACCAACGAAGAACTCGAGATCGCCCGCCAGACGCTCTCGGTCACCTCCTGA
- a CDS encoding HAD family hydrolase encodes MTDTPALPDLTAYDGVLFDLDGVLTPTAEVHMRAWKEMFDELFAAWKIEPAYTDRDYFEYVDGKKRYDGVASLLRSRDVEVPWGDPSDDPSEDTVCGVGNRKNAVFSRILRAEGIAPYPGSVALLDVLQAAGIPIAVVSSSKNAVEVLEAAGLRERFPVVMDGVVAERDHLASKPAPDVFAEGARMLGVDPARSVAVEDALSGVQSAVAAGYAVVVGVNRGAGADDLAGAGASVVVDDLAAFVD; translated from the coding sequence GTGACCGACACCCCCGCACTGCCCGATCTCACCGCGTACGACGGGGTGCTGTTCGACCTCGACGGAGTGCTCACCCCCACCGCCGAAGTGCACATGCGGGCGTGGAAAGAGATGTTCGACGAGCTGTTCGCGGCGTGGAAGATCGAGCCCGCGTACACCGACCGCGACTACTTCGAGTACGTCGACGGCAAGAAGCGCTATGACGGCGTGGCGAGCCTGCTGCGCAGTCGCGACGTCGAGGTGCCGTGGGGCGACCCCTCCGACGACCCCTCCGAAGACACCGTCTGCGGCGTCGGCAACCGCAAGAACGCCGTCTTCTCCCGCATTCTGCGCGCCGAGGGCATCGCGCCCTACCCGGGTTCCGTCGCCCTCCTCGACGTGCTCCAAGCCGCCGGCATCCCCATCGCGGTCGTGTCGAGCTCGAAGAACGCCGTCGAGGTGCTCGAGGCAGCCGGGCTGCGAGAACGCTTCCCCGTCGTCATGGACGGTGTCGTCGCCGAGCGCGACCACCTGGCATCCAAGCCCGCCCCCGACGTCTTCGCCGAGGGGGCCCGCATGCTCGGCGTCGATCCCGCTCGTTCGGTCGCCGTCGAAGACGCGCTGAGCGGTGTGCAGTCGGCCGTCGCCGCGGGGTACGCCGTCGTCGTCGGGGTGAACCGCGGCGCCGGAGCCGACGATCTCGCCGGCGCCGGAGCGTCGGTGGTCGTCGACGACCTCGCCGCGTTCGTAGACTGA
- a CDS encoding glycoside hydrolase family 65 protein — protein MIDRDRFPIDEWRLVETQFSLDDVGVTETLFAVGNGYLGLRGNSIEGRFALEQGTFINGFHETFPIRHAEQAYGFAEVGQTIINAPDAKVMRVYVDDEPLSLDVADVREYERVLDMRQGILRRHLLWVTPSGKRVRIEDERFVSFDEKHLAVLRLTVTVLDADAPVTVSSQLLNRQDGEGIYGGSPMASKQSGFDPRKTEKLSDRVLQPREYWQDGNRSALSYEVTDSNMTLGVIADHLVDTANEYTSRQLVEPDIAKNVFRVHARAGVPTTITKLVSYHTSRGVPTGELLDRCRRTLDRAVEAGIDGLFAQQIAWYADFWDRSDVRIGGQGELQQATRWCLFQLAQAAARADGQGVPAKGVTGSGYSGHYFWDTEVYVLPFLAYTSPLWARNALRMRYLMLPAARKRAHQLNEAGALFPWRTINGEEASAYYAAGTAQYHINADVAFALAKYVRATGDEEFLAREGVDIAVDTARLWSTLGFWRSSDAADHGEHDSFHIHGVTGPDEYTTVVNDNLFTNVMARFNLRFAARTVRELAENDPDAYAAMADRMNLDPSEPERWDKAAEAMHIPFSEALGIHPQDAVFLEREIWDLENTPPDQRPLLLHFHPLVIYRYQVLKQADVVLALFLQGNHFTDAEKLADFEYYDPLTTGDSTLSAVVQSILAAEVGYQDLALEYFRQAAFVDLGDLHHNAADGVHVASAGGVWTALVSGFGGMRDHFGQLTFDPRLPADWPELSYVLHWHGTRLDVTLTETSLTLRAGAQGSPVAFAVRGVDYTVAPGETVRVALHGQGPVRPGRPSIRQLEGSVREDGTLLSASVPIVTAAIPIVSDDDEPVAVGLDV, from the coding sequence ATGATCGATCGCGATCGTTTCCCCATCGACGAGTGGCGTCTCGTCGAGACGCAGTTCTCGCTCGACGACGTGGGGGTCACCGAGACCCTTTTCGCCGTCGGAAACGGCTACCTGGGCCTGCGCGGCAACTCCATCGAGGGTCGGTTCGCCCTCGAACAGGGCACGTTCATCAACGGCTTCCACGAAACGTTCCCCATCCGTCACGCCGAGCAGGCCTACGGCTTCGCCGAGGTCGGGCAGACGATCATCAACGCACCCGATGCCAAGGTCATGCGCGTCTACGTCGACGACGAGCCGCTGTCGCTCGACGTCGCCGACGTGCGCGAGTACGAGCGCGTGCTCGACATGCGCCAGGGCATCCTCCGCCGCCATCTCCTGTGGGTGACCCCCTCCGGCAAGCGCGTGCGCATCGAAGACGAGCGATTCGTCTCGTTCGACGAGAAGCATCTCGCGGTGCTGCGCCTGACCGTCACCGTGCTCGACGCCGACGCGCCCGTCACCGTCAGCAGCCAGCTGCTCAACCGCCAGGACGGCGAGGGCATCTACGGCGGCTCGCCGATGGCATCCAAGCAGTCCGGTTTCGACCCGCGTAAGACCGAGAAGCTCAGCGACCGCGTGCTGCAGCCGCGGGAGTACTGGCAGGACGGCAACCGGTCGGCGCTGAGCTACGAGGTGACCGACTCGAACATGACCCTCGGTGTCATCGCCGACCACCTCGTCGACACCGCGAACGAGTACACCTCGCGTCAGCTCGTCGAGCCCGACATCGCCAAGAACGTCTTCCGCGTGCACGCGCGGGCGGGCGTGCCCACCACGATCACCAAGCTCGTCAGCTATCACACGTCGCGGGGCGTGCCCACGGGCGAGTTGCTCGACCGCTGCCGCCGCACGCTCGACCGCGCGGTCGAGGCGGGCATCGACGGGCTCTTCGCGCAGCAGATCGCCTGGTACGCGGACTTCTGGGACCGCTCCGACGTGCGCATCGGCGGACAGGGCGAGCTGCAGCAGGCCACCCGCTGGTGCCTGTTCCAGCTCGCGCAGGCCGCGGCGCGCGCCGACGGGCAGGGCGTGCCCGCCAAGGGCGTCACCGGATCGGGCTACAGCGGCCACTACTTCTGGGACACCGAGGTCTACGTGCTGCCGTTCCTGGCGTACACGTCGCCGCTGTGGGCGCGAAACGCCCTGCGCATGCGCTACCTGATGCTGCCGGCGGCGCGCAAACGCGCGCACCAGCTCAACGAGGCCGGTGCCCTGTTCCCCTGGCGCACGATCAACGGCGAGGAAGCCTCGGCCTACTACGCCGCCGGTACCGCGCAGTACCACATCAACGCCGACGTCGCCTTCGCCCTGGCGAAGTACGTGCGGGCGACGGGTGACGAGGAGTTCCTCGCCCGCGAGGGCGTCGACATCGCCGTCGACACGGCGCGTCTGTGGTCGACGCTGGGGTTCTGGCGTTCCAGCGACGCCGCCGATCACGGCGAGCACGACTCGTTCCACATCCACGGCGTGACCGGGCCCGACGAGTACACCACCGTCGTCAACGACAACCTGTTCACCAACGTCATGGCACGCTTCAACCTCCGCTTCGCGGCGCGCACCGTGCGCGAGCTCGCCGAGAACGATCCCGACGCGTACGCCGCCATGGCCGACCGCATGAACCTCGACCCCTCGGAGCCCGAGCGCTGGGACAAGGCGGCCGAGGCGATGCACATCCCCTTCAGCGAGGCCCTCGGCATCCATCCCCAAGACGCCGTGTTCCTCGAGCGCGAGATCTGGGACCTCGAGAACACCCCGCCCGATCAGCGCCCCCTGCTGCTGCACTTTCACCCGCTGGTGATCTACCGGTACCAGGTGCTCAAGCAGGCCGACGTGGTGCTCGCGCTGTTCCTGCAGGGCAACCACTTCACGGATGCCGAGAAGCTCGCCGACTTCGAGTACTACGACCCGCTGACCACGGGCGACTCCACCCTCTCCGCGGTCGTGCAGTCGATCCTCGCCGCCGAAGTGGGCTACCAGGACCTCGCGCTGGAGTACTTCCGTCAGGCCGCGTTCGTCGACCTCGGCGACCTGCACCACAACGCCGCCGACGGCGTGCATGTGGCCTCGGCCGGTGGGGTGTGGACGGCGCTGGTCAGCGGCTTCGGCGGCATGCGCGACCACTTCGGGCAGTTGACCTTCGACCCGCGCCTGCCGGCGGACTGGCCCGAGCTGTCATACGTGCTGCACTGGCACGGCACGCGCCTGGACGTCACGCTCACCGAGACGTCGCTGACGCTGCGCGCCGGCGCACAGGGCTCGCCCGTCGCCTTCGCCGTGCGCGGTGTGGACTACACGGTCGCTCCCGGCGAGACCGTGCGCGTGGCGCTGCACGGCCAGGGGCCGGTGCGGCCGGGCCGGCCCTCGATCCGCCAGCTCGAGGGATCCGTCCGCGAAGACGGCACCCTGCTGTCGGCGTCGGTGCCCATCGTGACGGCGGCCATCCCGATCGTGAGCGACGACGACGAGCCGGTGGCCGTCGGTCTCGACGTCTGA